From a region of the Salminus brasiliensis chromosome 4, fSalBra1.hap2, whole genome shotgun sequence genome:
- the dync2li1 gene encoding cytoplasmic dynein 2 light intermediate chain 1 — translation MPKISSDTLWDLAAAELQARESRTGDDGDEDEDDLVEDGNLCERTVLFMGSKSGGKTTILLRCLDRDEVPKPTLALEYTFGRRARGHNTPKDIAHLWELGGGISLSDLVQIPVTPLNVSTVSVVLVLDLSKPSCLWGTMEKLLQAALIQLEKVFAVPPRSRDSRASKPQNQSRELLRILPKDHPDRELISPFPVPLLLIGSKFDIFQDFESEKRRVICKTLRFLAHYYGASLIFTSSKSETTMSKARSFVSHLAFGTERGKSMSADPSKPLIIPSGMDSLSQIGSPPTIDVDIGTLHARNPLDLWKKVFERVFPPESTLEHKELKDPAKDPQYSEALIDSMRAQKNQELEQYKREQAKSWKGMALET, via the exons ATGCCCAAAATTAG cTCGGACACGCTGTGGGACTTGGCGGCTGCGGAGCTCCAGGCCAGAGAAAGCAGAACTGGAGATGAtggggatgaggatgaggatgatctTGTGGAAGATGGAAATTTGTGCGAGAGAACTGTGTTGTTTATGGGGAGTAAATCTGGG GGTAAAACAACAATATTGCTTAGGTGCCTTGATAG AGATGAAGTACCCAAACCAACTCTTGCGTTGGAGTATACGTTTGGGAGGCGAGCAAGAGGGCATAATACG CCTAAAGACATCGCTCACCTGTGGGAACTGGGAGGGGGCATATCCTTATCGGATCTTGTTCAAATACCTGTCACTCCTCTGAATGTCAG CACTGTGTCTGTGGTGCTGGTTCTGGATTTGTCCAAGCCCAGCTGTCTGTGGGGCACCATGGAGAAACTCTTGCAGGCAGCCTTGATCCAGCTGGAAAAAGTATTTGCTGTACCTCCAAGGTCACGAGACTCCAGAGCCAGCAAACCACAAAACCAAAGCAGAGAGCTGCTGCGTATTCTCCCAAAGGATCACCCT GACAGAGAGCTCATCAGTCCCTTTCCTGTGCCGCTTCTTTTGATCGGTAGCAAGTTTGACATCTTTCAG GACTTTGAATCAGAGAAGAGGAGGGTGATTTGTAAGACCCTGCGCTTCCTGGCACATTACTATGGTGCATCTCTGATT TTCACTAGCAGTAAATCAGAGACCACCATGTCGAAGGCAAGGAGCTTTGTGAGCCATCTAGCCTTTGGAACAGAAAGAGG GAAGTCCATGTCTGCAGACCCCAGCAAACCTCTCATAATCCCATCTGGCATGGACTCTCTCAGTCAGATAG GTTCCCCTCCGACCATTGATGTTGATATTGGAACATTGCATGCTAGAAACCCGTTGGATCTGTGGAAGAAAGTTTTTGAAAGAGTTTTCCCTCCAGAG AGCACTCTGGAACATAAAGAGCTAAAGGATCCAGCCAAGGACCCTCAGTACAGCGAGGCCCTTATAGACTCCATGAGGGCACAGAAAAATCAG GAGTTGGAACAGTATAAGCGCGAGCAAGCAAAGTCCTGGAAGGGCATGGCTCTGGAGACGTAG